A stretch of DNA from Lotus japonicus ecotype B-129 chromosome 4, LjGifu_v1.2:
ACCAATAACTGCTGTTATGACATCATCATCATGATTGCTTCTCATCcactcaactgctatataatcatcaccaacGGCCACTTTTCTATCTTAAAACTGATTGAGTTTTCTACTTTTGCAATTCTGATTTGTCTTTGCTCTCAATTTTTCATCAATTCACTGAACCTGCATACACTGCCATATTTCACCATGTCTCAAGTCTCAGGAAAGCAAGATTCCATCAAAGGCAAGATTGAGAAGACCTCTTCTGGAGTCAAGGTTATGGGTTTGAATGCGCAGGCCTCCGCTCAACCTAAGAAGGCTTTTGCAAGAAAGGATTCAAGAACTCCCGCCAGAAAGCGCTACATGTCGAGTGCGAGACCTTAGGGCACTCATAactcaccagtgtttgatgatgtTTCCCATGAAATTTCCTCTGGAGGTGATGAGGCCGATGTTGAAGCATCTTCTCCTCAAACTGAAATTCCCGTGTCCAATGTGCCTGATAAGGAGAATTCACCATCTCAGGATTCATCCTCTGCGTCCAAGAACTCAGAACAAGAGAATGAAGCCCACGAGGAGGTCGCTTCTGAGGAGTCTACCAAATCTCCTCCATCTGTTCATGAAATTTCAGATGCTGATGACTcagatgatgttcctctggcaAGTGTGGCTGCCaggatgaagaagagaagaagagttTCTGTTGAAGACACCCCCTCTGGTTCACAAAAGAAGGCCAAATCCACTATGGATGTGAAGAGCAAAGGTAAACAAAAGGTTGTGGATTCCTCTCACAAAAAGGTGAAGAAAACtgctgagaagaagaaaattccaAGGATTGATTTGGaatctgagtcagatgttgaagctgatgtccaggacattcaGACTTCTGAGAAGAAGAAATTCTCTGGTAAGCGAATTCCTTTCGATGTTCCTTCTTTCCCTATTGATAATGTTTCCTTTCATGCTGGTGAGAATGTTCTCAAGTGGAAGTATGTTTGCAACCGTCGGATTGCAAAAGAAAGGGAGATTGGCAAGGATGTGCTTGAGTGTAGGATGATTGTTGCTCTCATTGACCGGGCTGGTCTAAGGAAGACTGTCATGGATATTGGAAAATGCTATGAGAAGCTAGTGAAAGAGTTCCTAGATAATTTGACAGATGATGTTGGCATTCCTGGAAGTGctgaattcaggaaagtttATGTGCGAGGGAGGTGTGTAACCTTTTCCCCTGCTGTGATCAACCAAGCCCTTGGAAGAAGTGTTGTGGAGTTTGTTGAGGAAGAACTGTCTTTGGACAGGGTTGCCAAGGAACTCACTGCTAGACAAGTGAAGAAGTGGCCGGCTAAGAAGCTTTTATCTACAGGGTTgttgagtgtgaagtatgctattctaAACAGGATAGGAGTGGTGAATTGGATTCCTTCTCATCATACCTCTGCTGTCTCTGCAATTTTAGTCAAGCTGATCTACAGAATTGGAACTGAGATTCCTTTTGATTTTGGCTCTTTGGTGTTTCCCAAACTTTAAAACATGCTGAAACTTGTGTTGTAAAGCTGcccatttattttttttcgCTCTTGACTGCTATCATTCTGAAGCAGCATCCTGATATACTCAGAATGGATGATGTGACTTTTCCTAAGGATACCCCTATCACTTTGGATCATCGTTTGTTCCTGGATCcccatgtcctggacattgataTGCCATCTCGCAGGACATCAATTCCTGTTTCAATGTTTGCTTCAGGAACTTGAAGTGTGATTGCTGAATCGGAGGATCTCTCAAAGGAACTGCAGGTATCTATCAAGGTTGCTACTGAGAGGAAATTGAAGGTGGATTCTTTGCTTCTCAAGCTTAAAGAGGAGGCAGGTCTTGAGGATGTAGctgaggaggaaggatctgaagaacTTGCAGAAGAGACTTCATCTTCTGGCATTTAATAATGGTTTTTGTTTGTTCTGATTTGGCTCATTTTCTTGTTTTTCAACCTTCGCCAAATTTATTCTAAAAAGGGGGAGTTGGTATAGTTGGTAGTTAGAAGACCTGACGGTTCTGTTGAAGAATATGTGTTTGTTTTCTGTTTCTGCTCCTGGTTTGTAATAGTTAGCAGGTTTATTTCAAGACAGTGTGACAGTGCTATGTTTGTTTAGTTTCTAGTTTCTACTGGTGTTCTTGTCAGACTTATCTGGTATTTGTGTACTGTTATGGCTATGATTTATGTACTTCAAGCAGTTTTTATGTGTGGGTTTTTGGATGCttcatttgagggggagttccacT
This window harbors:
- the LOC130712734 gene encoding uncharacterized protein LOC130712734, with translation MSQVSGKQDSIKGKIEKTSSGVKVMGLNAQASAQPKKAFARKDSRTPARKRYMSSDEADVEASSPQTEIPVSNVPDKENSPSQDSSSASKNSEQENEAHEEVASEESTKSPPSVHEISDADDSDDVPLASVAARMKKRRRVSVEDTPSGSQKKAKSTMDVKSKGKQKVVDSSHKKVKKTAEKKKIPRIDLESESDVEADVQDIQTSEKKKFSGKRIPFDVPSFPIDNVSFHAGENVLKWKYVCNRRIAKEREIGKDVLECRMIVALIDRAGLRKTVMDIGKCYEKLVKEFLDNLTDDVGIPGSAEFRKVYVRGRCVTFSPAVINQALGRSVVEFVEEELSLDRVAKELTARQVKKWPAKKLLSTGLLSVKYAILNRIGVVNWIPSHHTSAVSAILVKLIYRIGTEIPFDFGSLHPDILRMDDVTFPKDTPITLDHRLFLDPHVLDIDMPSRRTSIPVSIKVATERKLKVDSLLLKLKEEAGLEDVAEEEGSEELAEETSSSGI